The genomic region TTTCTCTGGTATACGGTACTGATGTCAGGGTTATACAGTAAAGAGTGTGTAGGATTCCAATTACTCTAAATGTGTTATTGTTTCTATTAGGTCAACATTGTGCTTTAGCAACACAATCATTTTTTGTCATGccaataaaagagagagagaaagagaggaagagctaGTGCCCTGAAAGGATCTATTCTACGGTCGCGAGGGCCGGATCAGCTGCTTGCCTTGCTGTTGTAATTGGGTTCACATGAGAGGCTGGTGGTGGGACTCATTTCAGTTACAATCAGCAACAGCAGTAGTCTCGTGTTCAACTCTCTCTTTACttactctctctaactctctccatccctccttcccctatCTTGCTCTCTCCCTGCATACTATagctctcttttttttctccttctcctgtattctctctcctctttgctcGCCTGTTGAGATTATTCACTCATAACTCAGAGGACCCAACATCCTAACTGAGTCCAGACTGGAGCCATGGCTCCAGAAAAGGAAAGCAATGGTCTCGAAAACTACGCATTTGCTGTAAGTATGAACACAATTATTCCCGTGCTGGAGGATTATGTTGACATTTGCTGCAGTGTATTTGAGTAAAGATTATGTTCATAGTAAACCTAAAAGTTACAGGCTGTAAAGCATAAACACTGTAACATTTAGATATATTTACACAATATTCAACAATAATAGTTTTCTTAGTATTGGAGACAGACATTTGCGAGCGCCACCTATTACAGGTACAAGTTCTGAGGGAACACATGCAATGCATTTTCTGCAAATAGATGAATGTGTAAACTCAAACAAAGAAACAAATTCCCAGTGATTTTCAGCCTTGGTGATATATTGATCTCTTCCTCTTAACTAATTACCATATCATAACACATGTGGTACTCTTCAGATTGCATACTGTAGTATTGTAATAATGTAACGGGCTACAATAGTAAGTTAATCATTTCCAAGAAGTCTGAGTGAATTCATAAGAACTGAGTGACTTGAATTCCTTTAGAATGGCTCTTGTTTATATGAATGCTACTTCAACCCAACCGTCACATGTACACCTTGAAATAGGATGTGTGCTCTATTATATGGGTTTGGTTGAGCAGAATGAAGCTGCTCGTTCTTATTAGGCTGAGAAGTGTTGTTAACTTTCTATACGGTTCTGTCGGTACGATCACCTGACCCACAATTAGTCCCTCATGCATAACTTACTTATAATGGCTCTCTGGTGCAAATAATTGACCGCAAAATGACAGTAAGGGGCAAGAAGAAACTTGAAGGATACTGGGTTTCTATGCGAGTTGTTGGATTTGTTGATTTATTGACACACATAATTGATTTTGTCCATGAAAGCCATGAAAATGTATTTAGCTACACATATTAGCCACTAATTTGTAGTTTATAATTGTGTATATAAGTAGCTATTAAGGCTTTTATTCTCTGCAGAAATATTGTCCAGAAATCAGCTCATTGTACAGAAAGGGGCACACCTCCCCAACCCCATGATCAAAATCATATAATGTTTGCCTGAAATAAAGGATTTGTGTAGTTTAATGAGATAAGAAATGTATTAATCTTATATCATATACTGTACGCTATACAGTCAACATTCAAGTCAAATTTGACAAAAACATTAGCAAGTAAAATTCCATAGTGTAAGCAAACAGTCTACACACATCTCTGAGTAAATCTATTCAGCAAGCATTGATAGGCTTGCTTTGGTATACAACTATACGTGACACGGGTTTCCAGAATGTCTTAACAAAACACTTTCAGTAAATCATTTAAAACCCCTATGGGTGatagtagccctttcctgcagtgaATGATCAAAAGCCCCTCTATGGGTGAAATGTTATTCATAATTTCATCATcaatatactttttttttaaagacgaaaattcagtgtttctatgtcaaacagttttgttgtATTTAAGTATTCTGTAATGTAAATAAAGTGTAATATTatgatgcaaactcaaaattaaATTTCAACTCaatatctgacatggtataggtgtcttcttttttaagcCCTTTTTGTAAGTATTTGAGGTATATATtttagtttcaaagtagatttatttaagactaccaagaatcactctgtgtgaccctgatttatctCACCGCATTAAAAGGTTTTAAGCCTATGTTATGAGTGATATTTTGCCTGTGTTATGAGTGATATTTTGCGTGTCTTATGAGTGATATTATGTCTGTCAGACCCATTTGTACCCCAATGAATGCGACCCTGGTCTCTGTCCGGTAGATTGATGGGCGTTTCTGTGAtctggagaaggatggagagggcTCCGACCTCTCTGAGGAGGACGACAAGAACAAACTGGCCTACTGTGTCACAGACATCCCACCCTGGTACCTTTGCATCATTCTGGGCATCCAGGTAGTTCAAAGCCCTACTTTGTATAATTGGAGGCTCACTGGTAGAGGTTGGCCTGGGTGCAGCTGAGGATGGGCCTCCTCGGGGCTCCATTGATTTGATTAGGCAGTGTAATCAATTGGATGAACAGTCAAATAACCTAGTTTCCCAGGATTCATTTGGGCTCAAATTAAAAAGAAAGCCACCAAGTCACATGAGGACCTCAAACTTAAATATTCAACAGCGAGATTTTTGTTGAGGCTGATGGCAAACACTGAACCTGTACCTGTGATTTCAGCTGCTCATCTTGGCTTCAGTAACCTCGGTGGGTTTAATCCTCATGAGTGCATCTCCTCTTCTTCtgctctcccctccatcctccctgtctctcctcagcaTTGCCTGACAGCGTTTGGAGGGATCATCGCCATCCCTCTGATCCTGTCTCAGGGTCTGTGTCTGCAGCATGACAGCCTGACCCAGGGTCACCTTATCAGCACCATCTTCTTTGTGTCAGGCGTGTGCACCCTGCTGCAGGTCACCTTTGGAATCAGGTGAGGAGGGTAGCTGGGGTTGGTTGGATATGGCTTTGGGCCAATCATTCATCAGCAACAACAGAGTGACTGTTGACATAAAGGGGGCCTACAGCAAGGGGAAGAAAGAAGAAAGGGGCAAAACTTTATATGGTCAATGAAGATTGACGTTAAAGAGAGAACCTCTTGTGAAGGTGGAGTTACCCATGATATATGGAGACACCATACATGTAGAGGGTGAGGCTTGGCATCTCCTTGTTGTCTTGTCATGTTGGAATCAAAACAAAGTGCCATAAATTCCATGAAATCAATATATTTTAAAACCAATGAAACCAAATCCAAACTGTGTAGACATGTTATCAGCTCACTGATAATCACCCAAAAGAacgctagacagtcagggagcatcgaAAATTCCCAAAACAATGGATAGATAGAGGAATTTGTTTGCAAATTTTGACCACAATGGAAAAAATTATAATGTAGTGCAGCCCTCCATACCTTGTTGAAGACCGAATGAAACCCCCGggcaaaatgagtttgacacccctgaacTGGGCTGTATACTATGGGTTCTTAAGTTTCCTTCTAAGCCTCTGTTGACCTTTGAAGCATGTTTTTCCGGTCCGTGTGATGCATTATCCTCACACAATAGGATATTATGCAGTGGGCACTGGGGCTTTAGGTTATTAAAGCATGTGCCATTATTGTGCACTAGCTAGGTCTAAGTATGGTATGCAAGTGCTAGATTTTTCCCAGAAACATCTATTTTGTGACTGAGAATGGAAAATGGTAGTTGTTGTTCTATCTACAGTATGGTGTACCGTAAGCAAGGTGTTGTTCTATCCATGGTGTACCAAAAGCAAGGTGTTGTTCTATCCATGGTGTACCAAAAGCAAGGTGTTGTTCTATCTATGGTGTACTGTAAGCAAGGTGCTGTTCTATCTATGGTGTGCCAAAAGCAAGGTGTTGTTCTATCCATGGTGTACCGTAAGCAAGGTGTTGTTCTATCCATGGTGTACCAAAAGCAAGGTGTTGTTCTATCTATGGTGTACCAAAAGCAAGGTGTTGTTCTATCTATGGTGTACCAAAAGCAAGGTGTTGTTCTATCTATGGTGTACTGTAAGCAAGGTGCTGTTCTATCTATGGTGTGCCAAAAGCAAGGTGTTGTTCTATCTATGATGTACCAAAAGCAAGGTGTTGTTCTATCTATGGTGTACCAAAAGCAAGGTGTTGTTCTATCTATGGTGTACTGTAAGCAAGGTGCTGTTCTATCTATGGTGTGCCAAAAGCAAGGTGTTGTTCTATCTATGATGTACCAAAAGCAAGGTGTTGTTCTATCTATGGTGTACTGTAAGCAAGGTGTTGTTCTATCTATGGTGTACTGGAAGCAAGGTGTTGTTCTATCTATGGTGTACCGTAAGCAAGGTGTTGTTCTATCTATGGTGTACCGTAAGCAAGGTGTTGTTCTATCTATGGTGTACCAAAAGCAAGGTGTTGTTCTATCTATGGTGTACCAAAAGCAAGGTGTTGTTCTATCTATGGTGTACCAAAAGCAAGGTGTTATTCTATCTATGGCGTACTGTAAGCAAGGTGCTGTTCTATCTATGGTGTGCCAAAAGCAAGGTGTTGTTCTATCTATGATGTACCAAAAGCAAGGTGTTGTTCTATCTATGGTGTACTGTAAGCAAGGTGTTGTTCTATCTATGGTGTACTGTAAGCAAGGTGTTGTTCTATCTATGGTGTACCGTAAGCAAGGTGTTGTTCTATCTATGGTGTACCGTAAGCAAGGTGTTGTTCTATCTATGGTGTACCGAAAgcaaggtgttgttctatatatggTGTACCGTAAGCAAGGTGTTGTTCTATCTATGGTGTACCATAAGCAAGGTGTTGTTCTATCTATGGTGTACCGTAAGAAATTTGTTGTTTTATCTACAGTATGGTGTACTGTAAGCAAGGTGTTGTTCTATCTATGATGTACCAAAAgcaaggtgttgttctatatatggTGTACCGTAAGCAATTTGTTGTTTTATCTACAGTATGGTGTACTGTAAGCAAGGTGTTGTTCTATCTATGGTGTACTGTAAGCAAGGTGTTGTTCTATCTATGGTGTACTGTAAGCAAGGTGTTGTTCTATCTATGGTGTACCGAAGgcaaggtgttgttctatatatggAGTACCGTAAgcaaggtgttgttctatatatggTGTACCGTAAGCAAGGTGTTGTTCTATCTATGGTGTACCGTAAGCAATTTGTTGTTTTATCTACAGTATGGTGTACTGTAAGCAAGGTGTTGTTCTATCTATGGTGTACTGTAAGCAAGGTGTTGTTCTATCTATGGTGTACCGTAAGCTATTTGTTATTCTATCTACAGTATGGTGTACTGTAAgcaaggtgttgttctatatatggTGTACTGTAAGCAAAGTGTTGTTCTATATATGGTGTACCGTAAGCAATTTGTTATTCTATCTACAGTATGGTGTACTGTAAgcaaggtgttgttctatatatggTGTACTGTAAgcaaggtgttgttctatatatggTGTACTGTAAGCAAAGTGTTGTTCTATATATGGTGTACCGTAAGCAATTTGTTATTCTATTTACAGTATGGTGTACTGTAAgcaaggtgttgttctatatatggTGTACTGTAAGCAAAGTGTTGTTCTATATATGGTGTACCGTAAGCAATTTGTTATTCTATCTACAGTATGGTGTACTGTAAgcaaggtgttgttctatatatggTGTACTGTAAgcaaggtgttgttctatatatggTGTACTGTAAGCAAAGTGTTGTTCTATATATGGTGTACCGTAAGCAATTTGTTGTTCTATATATGGTGTCCCGTAAgcaaggtgttgttctatatatggTGTGCCGTAAGCAATTTGTTGTTCTATATATGGTGTACCGTAAGCAAGGTGTTGTTCTATCTATGGTGTACCGTAAGCAATTTGTTGTTCTATATATGGTGTACCGTAAGCAAGGTGTTGTTCTATCTATGGTGTACCGTAAGCAAGGTGTTGTTCTATCTATGGTGTACCAAAAgcaaggtgttgttctatatatggTGTACCGTAAGCAATTTGTTGTTCTATATATGGTGTACCGAAAGCAAGGTGTTGTTCTATCTATGGTGTACCGTAAGCAATTTGTTGTTCTATATATGGTGTACCGTAAGCAAGGTGTTGTTCTATCTATGGTGTACCGTACgcaaggtgttgttctatatatggTGTACTGTAAGCAAGGTTTTGTTCTATATATGGTGTACCGTAAGCAAGTTGTTGTTCTATATATGGTGTACCGTAAgcaaggtgttgttctatatatggTGTGCCGTAAGCAATTTGTTGTTCTACATATGGTGTACCGTAAGCAAGGTGTTGTTCTATCTATGGTGTACCAAAAgcaaggtgttgttctatatatggTGTTCCGAAAgcaaggtgttgttctatatatggTGTACCGAAAgcaaggtgttgttctatatatggTGTACCGAAAgcaaggtgttgttctatatatggTGTACTGTAAGCAATTTGTTATTCTATCTACAGTATGGTGTACTGTAAGCAAGGTGTTGTTCCATATATGGTGTACTGTAAGCAAGGTGTTGTTCTATCTATGGTGTACTGTAAGCAATATGTTGTTCTGTCTATGGTGTACTGTAAGGCAATGTATGGCACTGCCCAGCTGCCCAGGTCCAACCTGGCCAACCATAACCTGACCCAGAGTTCTGCATCATATCATCATAACAGGATTAGGTAGGAATTTCCATCTTATTAGGTTGATAAACTAGCTCACATTAAGTCTACATTCCTGCAGGCAAATATCTCCAAAAGCCTGGAGGTCAGCTGTGAGGAAAACAATGGATGTGTTGAACTCGCTAGTAGGGAGTGAAACTCCAGCTCAGCCCTGATCAGGATATGAGATGTGACACATTTATACGTGTCAGTTAGAAACTTAGCTAATTGTATTGTAATGCCATAGGAGTCAACATTTACACAGACAAACGACCACTTCACTGTATTTAGTGGCTCCATTGTCATTACTGATCCATCTGTCAACAATAGTTGAATTGAAAGTGGGGCCTAATGTATCAGAGGATGGAGACACACAGCAGATAGTCATTACATTAACCTGTAGGAGTCTTGATTGGAAAGACATGGTTTTTACATAACGTCCTCACAAGATTTGAATCAGCCCTTCAAGGCCTAAAATTAGATCTAGAGAAACAATGTGCTGTGTGTGATTCAGGCCATGCTGTTTGAACCTGGAGGTTGCGTGTTTTGGATCGGATTAGCTAAGGACTTGCACTTTGGCTTGGAGTTGATTGAGGCTGTTCTCTACGGAAGAAAAGGAGGGGTTGATTCATAAAAGGCACCTTTTGTTTGGATGATTGACAAGAAGATACTACAAAGCAAAGGGATTTAAATTCATTCTAATTCACTGTGACATTGATTATGGGGATGAATTCCTTATGTACTAGTTTCTACACCTTAGACAGAACATCTTTGCAATTGTGATTTCAGACATCACCCCCCCCATCTCtcgtgctttctctctctttacccctcagACTGCCCATTCTACAGGGGGGTACTTTCACCTTGCTGGCTCCCTCTATGGCCATGCTGTCGATGCCAGAGTGGACATGCCCTGCCTGGACCCAGAACGCTTCCTTGGTCAATGCCACCTCTCCTGAGTATGTAGAGGTGTGGCAGAGCCGCATGCGAGCGGTGAGTGACACActtacgagagagagagcgagagagggcgagagagcgagagagcgagagagagagagagagagagagagagagagagagagagagagagagagagagagagagagagagagagagagagagggagagggagagagagagagaagcatggcGCTTGTAGTGCCAGGGTTTGATTCCCGGAACCATCAATATTGTAAAATGTATGTACTGACTGTatttttggataaaagcatctgctaaatggcagaaAAAGTACACAGGGTGTACAAAACATGAGGAaagcctgctctttccatgaccgagactgaccaggtgaatccttattgatgtcacctgctaaatccacttcagtcagtgtagatgaatgggaggagacaggttaaataaggatttttaagccttgagacaatcgaacatggattgtatatgtgtgccattcagagggtgaatgggcaagacaaaagatgtaagtacctttgaacagggtatggtagtaggtgccaggaacaccggtttgagtgtctcAAGAACTGCAGCCCCTCtgagtttttcatgctcaacagtccaccacccaaagaacaatcagccaacttgacacaactatgggaagcattgaagtcagcATAGGCCATCATCCCTGtagaatgcttttgacaccttgtagagtcatgCCGCAACGaatggaggctgttctgagggcgaaaggggttgcaactcaatattaggaaggtgttcctaatgttttgtacactccgtgtattTTATTGAGAGAGAGGGCGAGTTTAGCCACATTTGAACATTTCTTAATAACCCTTGACAACCCATTATTTACAGGATTCCCATCTATAGGATTTCCCATCTTATTGTGGTAATTGATTGTGTGTATATGCTTATGTGGTTTATTCCTCTACAGTTACAGGGCTCCATCATGGTGGGCTCCTTGTTCCAGGTCCTGGTGGGTTTCTCTGGCCTCATCGGTCTCTTCATGCGTTTCATTGGCCCCCTCACCATCGCACCCACCATCTCTCTGATTGGCCTGTCCCTATACGACTCAGCTGGAATGAATGCAGGGAACCACTGGGGCATCTCAACTATGTATGTACCTCTCAGTATGGTTATTTAAGTCTGATTTATGGGTTTTTACTTCCAAACCCCTACACGCCTGTGGTCATCAATCCTTGACCTGGAGAGCCATAAGGTGTGCAGGTTTGTGTTCCTGCCCCGTATTAAAACTCCAGATTCAATTAATCGGCTGGATTTAGGGATGTAACAAAAGCATGCTCACCCTCTAGCTGTCCCAGAGCAGGTTTGGCGTAGCTATGAATTCATGCATGTCAATGGCTACATACTGTAAGATGGTACCCATGCTAAGTGCATAACTAGAGGGCACATTCTGCTTTGTGAACAGAGTTAGTCTCTTTCCTACAGGACGACTGCTCTGATTATCCTGTTCTCCCAGTACCTCCGACACATCCCTGTACCATTTCCCACATACAGCAAGACCAAGAAACTCCACACCACCAAGATCTACATCTTCCAGATTCTACCAGTAAGTCCATTGGAAAATTAAGACTCAAAGCTGTTCACTGTTCTCTCAAGCCCTTATATAGGACCCAGAGTTTTCCCTGGTCAGTTTCTGTGGTCTGGAAAAACTCCTGGTCCTAATAATGACTGGTGTAACATatttacatgtactgtatgtggtctTCCTCAGGTGCTCCTTGGCATCACACTGTCATGGCTGATCTGCTACATTTTCACCATCTCTGACGTCCTGCCCTCACAACCGGGGCAATATGGCTACCTGGCTCGCACAGACCTGAAAGGGGATGTCATAGTCCAGGCCCCCTGGTTCAGATTCCCATACCCAGGTAGGAGGCACAGCCGCTCAGGGGGGATCA from Oncorhynchus masou masou isolate Uvic2021 chromosome 22, UVic_Omas_1.1, whole genome shotgun sequence harbors:
- the LOC135508669 gene encoding solute carrier family 23 member 1-like — encoded protein: MAPEKESNGLENYAFAIDGRFCDLEKDGEGSDLSEEDDKNKLAYCVTDIPPWYLCIILGIQHCLTAFGGIIAIPLILSQGLCLQHDSLTQGHLISTIFFVSGVCTLLQVTFGIRLPILQGGTFTLLAPSMAMLSMPEWTCPAWTQNASLVNATSPEYVEVWQSRMRALQGSIMVGSLFQVLVGFSGLIGLFMRFIGPLTIAPTISLIGLSLYDSAGMNAGNHWGISTMTTALIILFSQYLRHIPVPFPTYSKTKKLHTTKIYIFQILPVLLGITLSWLICYIFTISDVLPSQPGQYGYLARTDLKGDVIVQAPWFRFPYPGQWGLPTVSLAGVVGILAGVISSMIESVGDYHACARLSGAPPPPKHAINRGIGIEGLGCLLAGAWGTGNGTTSYSENVGALGITKVGSRMVIIAGGVLLIIMGLFGKIGAIFTTIPTPVVGGMFLVMFGVISAAGVSNLQYADMNSSRNIFIFGFSMFSGLVIPNWIFKNPDAIATGVVELDQLLQVLLTTSMFVGGFFGFFLDNTIPGTKRERGIIAWNKIHLDDSSNTLESSEVYNLPFGISSFLSSYTWVRYVPFLPLNAPSSQDTSGVDSLEAKKQPGKPEPSHIIRSVAL